The following coding sequences are from one Diospyros lotus cultivar Yz01 chromosome 7, ASM1463336v1, whole genome shotgun sequence window:
- the LOC127806647 gene encoding TMV resistance protein N-like isoform X2 — protein sequence MEECSKGSSQHFWVGFRKWHNPRLGKGKRKKSKNEDKIDQNNWMSRLEAKLVREIVKDILNKLGDKDSSILDDVVGLDPRVAEVKSLLGLGLDDSRIVGICGMGGIGKTTIAKAVYNQIRSQFDGSSYLANVRETSKKHGLESLQELLLSDILLDGDIKIKNPDRGLSMIMNRVQYMRVLVVLDDVDRLNQLEALVGKLDWFGSGSRIIITTRDTHLLDNYEVDHVYKVKELNNEEAVKLFCCKAFRKNQPTKGYDRLTNSVVRYAKGVPLALRVLGSFLFRRSIIEWQSAVDRIRQQPNAEIQEVLKLSYDGLSNEEKEIFLDIACFFKGESKDYIIDILDACGFCTRIGIRILVDKSLITILNNKIDMHDLIQEMGWHIVNEESPKEPGRRSRLWYHSDIHHVLEKNTGTEAIEGIILASSQTKEMSLSPSTFSKMSKLRLLKVHNIQLSHGLDYLSNELSLLDWHGYPLKLMPSSFQPNRLVELKMRYSCLQQLWKETMSLEKLKYIDLSYSLYITKTPDFTQVVNLEKLILEGCMNLVEIGPSIGAIKQLAFLNLKDCKSLKVLPASSWLKSLQNLVLSGCSKLKNISQVLACTKCLIELYLDGTCIMELPVEHLNNLVCLSLRDCKKLTSLPSGICGLKFLRTLILSGCSNLNKLPQNLGELESLEELRADLTAIKQTPSSIIFLRNLKFLSFRGCKGETSTLWNSMFSTFLFPRKCQDPIGLVLPPLSGLCSLKELDLSDCNISEGFLPNDLGCLSSLEDLKLSGNSFMSFSASISGLSRLISLELLDCKKLKTLPELPSNIVYINASGCTSLERLPNLTTACQKLQEFTLSNCHMLAKNQPSNNHLALEHFRSQLEGFATSRFEEFTVVVPGREVPRCFSYQNNMGDTIRIPLMPDWYVKLKGFVVCAVFEAKAPTHAKGRVDYFWMSNDVTVMSISNAFGFYSGGRRYLDSDHLFLQYIPLQSLPSEELNDQFHAWTEFIAYFSSNTPKILAPVKCAAYLLYEKDMEWIGPRSIQQADSEPSVASTEVMQDDAVPRKKRCRVSDYNEVDTGGSGGSDEQQYHKRLRGAATQMPP from the exons ATGGAGGAATGCTCTAAGGGAAGCAGCCAACATTTCTGGGTGGGATTCAGAAAATGGCACAACCCACGG CTtggaaaagggaaaagaaagaagagcaaaaatgAAGACAAAATTGATCAAAACAATTGGATGTCtag GCTTGAAGCAAAACTTGTCCGAGAAATCGTCAAAGACATTCTCAATAAACTGGGAGATAAGGATTCAAGCATTCTTGATGATGTTGTTGGATTAGATCCTCGTGTAGCAGAAGTGAAATCACTGTTGGGTTTAGGATTGGATGATTCACGTATAGTGGGGATATGTGGAATGGGTGGTATAGGAAAGACTACTATTGCCAAGGCTGTTTATAACCAAATTCGTTCTCAGTTTGATGGTAGCAGCTACCTTGCAAATGTCAGAGAAACTTCTAAGAAACATGGTTTGGAGTCATTGCAAGAATTGCTTCTCTCTGACATCCTCTTAGACggtgatataaaaataaaaaatcctgATCGAGGGCTTAGTATGATAATGAACAGGGTACAATACATGAGGGTTCTTGTAGTCCTTGATGATGTGGACCGGTTAAATCAATTGGAAGCTCTTGTTGGAAAGCTTGATTGGTTTGGTTCAGGAAGCAGAATTATAATAACGACCCGAGACACTCATTTACTTGACAATTATGAAGTGGATCATGTGTATAAAGTTAAAGAACTAAATAATGAGGAAGCTGTTAAGCTATTTTGTTGTAAAGCATTTAGGAAAAACCAACCAACAAAGGGTTATGACAGGCTCACAAACAGTGTAGTTCGTTACGCTAAAGGAGTTCCATTAGCTCTCCGAGTTTTGGGCTCTTTTCTCTTTCGCAGAAGCATAATTGAATGGCAAAGTGCAGTTGATAGAATAAGGCAGCAGCCCAATGCAGAAATTCAGGAAGTGCTCAAATTAAGCTATGACGGACTGAGCAATGAAGAGAAGGAAATTTTTCTTGACATTGCATGCTTCTTTAAAGGGGAGAGCAAAGATTACATAATAGATATACTGGATGCTTGTGGCTTCTGCACTCGTATTGGAATACGTATTCTTGTGGATAAGTCGCTTATAACAATATTGAACAACAAAATAGATATGCATGATCTCATACAAGAAATGGGTTGGCATATTGTTAATGAAGAATCCCCAAAAGAGCCTGGTAGAAGAAGCAGATTGTGGTATCATAGTGACATCCACCATGTTCTCGAAAAAAATACA GGGACAGAAGCAATTGAGGGCATAATTTTGGCTTCTTCTCAAACTAAAGAAATGTCCTTGAGTCCTAGTACATTCTCAAAAATGAGCAAATTACGACTCCTCAAGGTTCATAATATTCAGCTTTCTCATGGTCTTGACTACCTCTCAAATGAGTTAAGCCTTCTTGATTGGCATGGATACCCTTTAAAATTAATGCCATCAAGTTTTCAACCGAATAGGCTTGTTGAACTAAAAATGCGTTATAGTTGCCTGCAACAGCTATGGAAGGAAACAATG TCCCTAGAGAAGTTGAAATACATTGACCTCAGTTATTCGTTATACATAACCAAGACCCCAGATTTCACACAGGTGGTAAATCTTGAGAAACTGATTCTTGAAGGTTGTATGAACCTGGTTGAGATTGGCCCATCCATCGGAGCCATCAAACAACTTGCTTTCTTAAATTTAAAGGATTGCAAATCTCTTAAGGTTCTTCCTGCAAGCAGTTGGTTGAAATCCCTTCAAAATCTTGTTCTTTCCGGTtgctcaaaactcaaaaatatttctcaagtCCTAGCATGTACAAAATGCTTAATTGAGCTTTATTTGGATGGGACATGTATCATGGAACTGCCAGTTGAACATCTCAACAATCTTGTCTGTCTTAGTCTACGGGACTGCAAAAAACTTACAAGTCTTCCAAGTGGCATTTGTGGGTTGAAATTTCTCAGAACATTGATTCTTTCTGGCTGCTCAAACCTTAACAAATTGCCTCAGAATTTGGGAGAACTGGAAAGCTTGGAGGAGCTTCGTGCTGATTTGACTGCTATTAAACAGACACCATCATCCATTATATTCTTGAGGaaccttaaatttttgtcatttcGTGGATGCAAGGGAGAAACATCTACACTATGGAATTCTATGTTTTCTACATTTCTATTTCCAAGAAAATGTCAAGATCCCATTGGTTTGGTGCTACCTCCTTTATCGGGTTTATGCTCATTGAAAGAACTAGATCTTAGTGATTGCAACATTTCAGAAGGATTTCTCCCAAATGACCTAGGCTGTTTGTCCTCATTGGAAGATTTAAAGCTTAGTGGTAACAGTTTTATGAGTTTTTCAGCAAGCATCAGTGGTCTTTCCAGACTTATTTCCCTTGAGTTGTTGGATTGCAAAAAGCTTAAAACATTGCCCGAGCTCCCATCAAATATTGTTTACATTAATGCTAGTGGTTGCACATCATTGGAAAGATTACCCAATCTTACTACTGCTTGTCAAAAGCTTCAGGAGTTCACATTGAGTAATTGCCATATGCTAGCAAAGAATCAGCCGAGCAACAACCACCTTGCCCTTGAACATTTCCGAAGTCAGCTTGag GGTTTTGCTACTTCAAGGTTTGAAGAATTCACCGTTGTTGTTCCTGGAAGAGAGGTTCCTAGGTGCTTCAGCTATCAAAATAATATGGGAGATACTATCCGAATCCCACTGATGCCAGATTGGTATGTGAAGCTCAAGGGTTTTGTTGTATGCGCTGTTTTTGAAGCAAAAGCTCCAACTCATGCGAAAGGCCGTGTGGATTACTTTTGGATGTCCAATGATGTTACAGTCATGTCCATATCCAATGCATTCGGCTTCTACTCCGGGGGTCGTCGATACTTGGATTCAGATCACTTGTTCCTGCAGTACATCCCGCTTCAATCACTTCCCTCTGAAGAGTTGAATGATCAGTTCCATGCTTGGACCGAATTCATCGCTTATTTTAGCAGTAATACCCCTAAAATACTTGCACCAGTAAAATGCGCTGCTTAtcttttatatgagaaagacaTGGAATGGATCGGTCCAAGAAGTATCCAACAAGCCGACTCTGAGCCATCTGTTGCGTCAACTGAAGTGATGCAAGACGATGCTGTGCCGAGAAAGAAGAGATGCCGCGTGAGTGACTACAATGAGGTGGACACCGGAGGAAGTGGTGGCTCCGACGAGCAACAGTACCATAAACGACTGAGAGGGGCTGCTACCCAGATGCCTCCGTAG
- the LOC127806647 gene encoding TMV resistance protein N-like isoform X1, whose product MASTSTQFQDGASLPSGSSSRKYDVFLSFRGEDTRNGFVDHLYSALHQKGIFTFKDDLKLERGESISPKLLKAIEQSRLTVVIFSENYASSKWCLEELVQILECQKTRGLTVLPVFYKVDPSDLRKQRGSVGEAFARHERDSSEEEEKQKVQRWRNALREAANISGWDSENGTTHGLEAKLVREIVKDILNKLGDKDSSILDDVVGLDPRVAEVKSLLGLGLDDSRIVGICGMGGIGKTTIAKAVYNQIRSQFDGSSYLANVRETSKKHGLESLQELLLSDILLDGDIKIKNPDRGLSMIMNRVQYMRVLVVLDDVDRLNQLEALVGKLDWFGSGSRIIITTRDTHLLDNYEVDHVYKVKELNNEEAVKLFCCKAFRKNQPTKGYDRLTNSVVRYAKGVPLALRVLGSFLFRRSIIEWQSAVDRIRQQPNAEIQEVLKLSYDGLSNEEKEIFLDIACFFKGESKDYIIDILDACGFCTRIGIRILVDKSLITILNNKIDMHDLIQEMGWHIVNEESPKEPGRRSRLWYHSDIHHVLEKNTGTEAIEGIILASSQTKEMSLSPSTFSKMSKLRLLKVHNIQLSHGLDYLSNELSLLDWHGYPLKLMPSSFQPNRLVELKMRYSCLQQLWKETMSLEKLKYIDLSYSLYITKTPDFTQVVNLEKLILEGCMNLVEIGPSIGAIKQLAFLNLKDCKSLKVLPASSWLKSLQNLVLSGCSKLKNISQVLACTKCLIELYLDGTCIMELPVEHLNNLVCLSLRDCKKLTSLPSGICGLKFLRTLILSGCSNLNKLPQNLGELESLEELRADLTAIKQTPSSIIFLRNLKFLSFRGCKGETSTLWNSMFSTFLFPRKCQDPIGLVLPPLSGLCSLKELDLSDCNISEGFLPNDLGCLSSLEDLKLSGNSFMSFSASISGLSRLISLELLDCKKLKTLPELPSNIVYINASGCTSLERLPNLTTACQKLQEFTLSNCHMLAKNQPSNNHLALEHFRSQLEGFATSRFEEFTVVVPGREVPRCFSYQNNMGDTIRIPLMPDWYVKLKGFVVCAVFEAKAPTHAKGRVDYFWMSNDVTVMSISNAFGFYSGGRRYLDSDHLFLQYIPLQSLPSEELNDQFHAWTEFIAYFSSNTPKILAPVKCAAYLLYEKDMEWIGPRSIQQADSEPSVASTEVMQDDAVPRKKRCRVSDYNEVDTGGSGGSDEQQYHKRLRGAATQMPP is encoded by the exons ATGGCTTCCACCAGCACCCAGTTCCAGGACGGAGCGTCTCTTCCTTCTGGGTCTAGTTCCCGGAAATACGACGTCTTCTTGAGCTTCAGAGGTGAAGACACCCGCAACGGCTTCGTTGACCATCTCTATTCGGCTCTGCATCAGAAGGGTATTTTCACGTTCAAGGATGACCTGAAGCTCGAGAGAGGTGAATCCATTTCTCCGAAGCTCCTGAAAGCCATCGAACAGTCGAGGCTTACCGTCGTTATTTTCTCCGAGAACTACGCTTCTTCCAAGTGGTGCTTGGAGGAACTCGTTCAGATCCTCGAGTGCCAGAAGACGAGGGGACTCACTGTTTTGCCAGTCTTCTATAAAGTAGATCCCTCGGATTTACGGAAACAAAGAGGAAGCGTTGGAGAAGCATTCGCCAGACACGAGCGAGATTCCAGCGAAGAGGAGGAGAAGCAGAAGGTGCAGAGATGGAGGAATGCTCTAAGGGAAGCAGCCAACATTTCTGGGTGGGATTCAGAAAATGGCACAACCCACGG GCTTGAAGCAAAACTTGTCCGAGAAATCGTCAAAGACATTCTCAATAAACTGGGAGATAAGGATTCAAGCATTCTTGATGATGTTGTTGGATTAGATCCTCGTGTAGCAGAAGTGAAATCACTGTTGGGTTTAGGATTGGATGATTCACGTATAGTGGGGATATGTGGAATGGGTGGTATAGGAAAGACTACTATTGCCAAGGCTGTTTATAACCAAATTCGTTCTCAGTTTGATGGTAGCAGCTACCTTGCAAATGTCAGAGAAACTTCTAAGAAACATGGTTTGGAGTCATTGCAAGAATTGCTTCTCTCTGACATCCTCTTAGACggtgatataaaaataaaaaatcctgATCGAGGGCTTAGTATGATAATGAACAGGGTACAATACATGAGGGTTCTTGTAGTCCTTGATGATGTGGACCGGTTAAATCAATTGGAAGCTCTTGTTGGAAAGCTTGATTGGTTTGGTTCAGGAAGCAGAATTATAATAACGACCCGAGACACTCATTTACTTGACAATTATGAAGTGGATCATGTGTATAAAGTTAAAGAACTAAATAATGAGGAAGCTGTTAAGCTATTTTGTTGTAAAGCATTTAGGAAAAACCAACCAACAAAGGGTTATGACAGGCTCACAAACAGTGTAGTTCGTTACGCTAAAGGAGTTCCATTAGCTCTCCGAGTTTTGGGCTCTTTTCTCTTTCGCAGAAGCATAATTGAATGGCAAAGTGCAGTTGATAGAATAAGGCAGCAGCCCAATGCAGAAATTCAGGAAGTGCTCAAATTAAGCTATGACGGACTGAGCAATGAAGAGAAGGAAATTTTTCTTGACATTGCATGCTTCTTTAAAGGGGAGAGCAAAGATTACATAATAGATATACTGGATGCTTGTGGCTTCTGCACTCGTATTGGAATACGTATTCTTGTGGATAAGTCGCTTATAACAATATTGAACAACAAAATAGATATGCATGATCTCATACAAGAAATGGGTTGGCATATTGTTAATGAAGAATCCCCAAAAGAGCCTGGTAGAAGAAGCAGATTGTGGTATCATAGTGACATCCACCATGTTCTCGAAAAAAATACA GGGACAGAAGCAATTGAGGGCATAATTTTGGCTTCTTCTCAAACTAAAGAAATGTCCTTGAGTCCTAGTACATTCTCAAAAATGAGCAAATTACGACTCCTCAAGGTTCATAATATTCAGCTTTCTCATGGTCTTGACTACCTCTCAAATGAGTTAAGCCTTCTTGATTGGCATGGATACCCTTTAAAATTAATGCCATCAAGTTTTCAACCGAATAGGCTTGTTGAACTAAAAATGCGTTATAGTTGCCTGCAACAGCTATGGAAGGAAACAATG TCCCTAGAGAAGTTGAAATACATTGACCTCAGTTATTCGTTATACATAACCAAGACCCCAGATTTCACACAGGTGGTAAATCTTGAGAAACTGATTCTTGAAGGTTGTATGAACCTGGTTGAGATTGGCCCATCCATCGGAGCCATCAAACAACTTGCTTTCTTAAATTTAAAGGATTGCAAATCTCTTAAGGTTCTTCCTGCAAGCAGTTGGTTGAAATCCCTTCAAAATCTTGTTCTTTCCGGTtgctcaaaactcaaaaatatttctcaagtCCTAGCATGTACAAAATGCTTAATTGAGCTTTATTTGGATGGGACATGTATCATGGAACTGCCAGTTGAACATCTCAACAATCTTGTCTGTCTTAGTCTACGGGACTGCAAAAAACTTACAAGTCTTCCAAGTGGCATTTGTGGGTTGAAATTTCTCAGAACATTGATTCTTTCTGGCTGCTCAAACCTTAACAAATTGCCTCAGAATTTGGGAGAACTGGAAAGCTTGGAGGAGCTTCGTGCTGATTTGACTGCTATTAAACAGACACCATCATCCATTATATTCTTGAGGaaccttaaatttttgtcatttcGTGGATGCAAGGGAGAAACATCTACACTATGGAATTCTATGTTTTCTACATTTCTATTTCCAAGAAAATGTCAAGATCCCATTGGTTTGGTGCTACCTCCTTTATCGGGTTTATGCTCATTGAAAGAACTAGATCTTAGTGATTGCAACATTTCAGAAGGATTTCTCCCAAATGACCTAGGCTGTTTGTCCTCATTGGAAGATTTAAAGCTTAGTGGTAACAGTTTTATGAGTTTTTCAGCAAGCATCAGTGGTCTTTCCAGACTTATTTCCCTTGAGTTGTTGGATTGCAAAAAGCTTAAAACATTGCCCGAGCTCCCATCAAATATTGTTTACATTAATGCTAGTGGTTGCACATCATTGGAAAGATTACCCAATCTTACTACTGCTTGTCAAAAGCTTCAGGAGTTCACATTGAGTAATTGCCATATGCTAGCAAAGAATCAGCCGAGCAACAACCACCTTGCCCTTGAACATTTCCGAAGTCAGCTTGag GGTTTTGCTACTTCAAGGTTTGAAGAATTCACCGTTGTTGTTCCTGGAAGAGAGGTTCCTAGGTGCTTCAGCTATCAAAATAATATGGGAGATACTATCCGAATCCCACTGATGCCAGATTGGTATGTGAAGCTCAAGGGTTTTGTTGTATGCGCTGTTTTTGAAGCAAAAGCTCCAACTCATGCGAAAGGCCGTGTGGATTACTTTTGGATGTCCAATGATGTTACAGTCATGTCCATATCCAATGCATTCGGCTTCTACTCCGGGGGTCGTCGATACTTGGATTCAGATCACTTGTTCCTGCAGTACATCCCGCTTCAATCACTTCCCTCTGAAGAGTTGAATGATCAGTTCCATGCTTGGACCGAATTCATCGCTTATTTTAGCAGTAATACCCCTAAAATACTTGCACCAGTAAAATGCGCTGCTTAtcttttatatgagaaagacaTGGAATGGATCGGTCCAAGAAGTATCCAACAAGCCGACTCTGAGCCATCTGTTGCGTCAACTGAAGTGATGCAAGACGATGCTGTGCCGAGAAAGAAGAGATGCCGCGTGAGTGACTACAATGAGGTGGACACCGGAGGAAGTGGTGGCTCCGACGAGCAACAGTACCATAAACGACTGAGAGGGGCTGCTACCCAGATGCCTCCGTAG